In Rutidosis leptorrhynchoides isolate AG116_Rl617_1_P2 chromosome 2, CSIRO_AGI_Rlap_v1, whole genome shotgun sequence, one genomic interval encodes:
- the LOC139893456 gene encoding serine/threonine-protein kinase AtPK2/AtPK19-like, whose protein sequence is MVASQCLQIPGNTVRKAFQDEVVLSMGPPDAFSAAPVDFELDFNDVFGAAPQVSPAFNIDDLVYDEPEVICSRSHSLVGPTTFTSQSMKLSKITLHETEYDLVEGVNTMALEDHEKTTLILNDDDGNLLNNSSVGLDDFEVLKVVGQGAFAKVFQVRKHGSSEIFAMKVMRKDRIFEKDHAEYMKAERDILTKVDHPFIVQLKYSFQTKHRLFLVLDFINGGHLFFQLYRQGLFREDLARFYTAEIVSAVSHLHANGIMHRDLKPENILLDAEGHVMLTDFGVAKEFDESTRSNSMCGTLEYMSPEIVHGRGHDKAADWWSVGILMYEMLTGKPPFRGGNRQKIQQQIVKDKIKLPAFLSSEAHSLLKGLLQKESSRRLGSGSGGSNEIKSHSWFKSINWKKLEGREIKPSFVPQVAGKQCIANFEECWTNLPPVLDSPAASPKYNDNPFKGFTYVRPRFLEKDE, encoded by the exons ATGGTTGCATCTCAATGTTTGCAAATTCCTGGAAACACTGTGAGGAAGGCTTTCCAGGACGAAGTAGTTCTATCAATGGGCCCACCTGATGCTTTTTCTGCAGCTCCTGTTGATTTTGAGTTGGATTTCAACGATGTATTTGGTGCTGCACCTCAAGTTTCTCCAGCCTTTAATATAGATGACTTGGTGTATGATGAACCAGAAGTAATTTGCAGCCGGTCCCACTCATTGGTGGGCCCTACAACTTTTACCAGTCAGTCAATGAAGCTTAGTAAGATTACTTTACACGAAACTGAATATGATCTTGTTGAGGGGGTCAATACTATGGCTTTGGAAGATCATGAAAAAACTACTTTGATtcttaatgatgatgatggaaatTTACTGAATAATAGTAGTGTTGGACTTGATGACTTTGAAGTCTTGAAAGTGGTTGGTCAAGGGGCATTTGCGAAAGTTTTTCAAGTTAGAAAACATGGTTCATCAGAAATTTTTGCGATGAAGGTCATGCGTAAAGATAGGATTTTTGAGAAAGATCATGCTGAATATATGAAAGCAGAAAGGGATATTTTAACCAAAGTTGACCATCCTTTCATTGTGCAGCTCAAATACTCATTCCAG ACCAAACATAGATTGTTCCTTGTTCTTGACTTTATAAACGGGGGTCACCTTTTCTTTCAACTCTATCGACAAGGACTATTCAG GGAGGATTTGGCGCGTTTCTACACCGCCGAGATTGTTTCGGCTGTTTCACATCTCCATGCTAATGGAATAATGCACAGGGACTTGAAACCTGAAAATATTCTTCTTGATGCAGAAGGGCAT GTTATGCTGACTGACTTTGGCGTAGCAAAAGAATTTGATGAGAGCACAAGATCAAATTCGATGTGTGGAACATTAGAATACATGTCACCGGAAATTGTTCATGGAAGGGGCCATGATAAGGCAGCTGATTGGTGGAGTGTTGGCATTTTAATGTATGAAATGTTAACTGGAAAG CCACCATTTAGGGGCGGAAACAGACAGAAAATTCAGCAACAGATAGTTAAGGATAAGATCAAGCTTCCAGCTTTCTTGTCAAGTGAAGCACATTCTCTTTTGAAAGGG TTGCTACAAAAGGAATCAAGCAGGCGCCTTGGTAGTGGATCAGGTGGAAGCAATGAGATAAAAAGCCACAGTTGGTTCAAATCGATCAACTGGAAGAAACTGGAGGGTCGGGAAATCAAACCGAGTTTTGTTCCACAAGTTGCTGGTAAACAATGCATTGCAAATTTTGAAGAGTGTTGGACCAATCTTCCGCCGGTTCTCGATTCCCCGGCTGCCAGCCCCAAATATAATGACAACCCTTTCAAAGGATTCACCTACGTCAGGCCTCGTTTTCTAGAGAAGGATGAATGA